Genomic window (Rhineura floridana isolate rRhiFlo1 chromosome 13, rRhiFlo1.hap2, whole genome shotgun sequence):
TCAAGCCGGTGGCCATCTCTTCATCACCAGCCAAGTGGCCTCTGATTTTGTGGAGGGAGGCCTGTTGCATCCTTGAACTggggaagcgggggggggggagagagaaagggagcaaTTGTGTTATGACTGGGGAGGATATATGGTCATACCACCACCCCTAATCAAGACATTTGGTCGTTGGTGATATAAAATTTGTATTATAAATGGTCCAGTCTATGGCACATATTCTGTGGCAATGCACAGCTCAGCAGTGTCAGCCAGGGCGGGGGGAGAGATTTAAGGCTGTCCCTGAAAGAGCTAACAGACCTCTGAATAATACTGGAGGCAGCAGGATAACTCTGCAGCTGTCCAGGTATCTACACAGGGCAAACTCAAGAGCGGCAGACTTGCTTGAAGTCAGCtacagtaaaaaataataattgtgagGCACCTTAAAGAGTGTATGATGCCATTGGCTTCCATGGaccacagtccacttcatcagatgccagAAGGTTTGTATGATCACTAACACCACTTTGGGTGGTGTAATTACATACAGTTAAGCTTTGACACAATTATCCCTGCCCATAtttcttgcatttcatttgcatctctctctctctctgtgtgtgtgtgtgtgtctgtctgtctgtctgtctccatggacagctgaggatagggatggaaaggtctcccattttggttctctcatttttccaatcttaaattcagttctccacatttctgcagcaacttgcaatttttttaaaaaaatcctcatgaaagctctcgttttagtatgaatttcttttGACAAacaatttttgcaggcagtttagactaatgcacacatttttgcgagccatttctcatcataatgcattttgtaagtaATTATCAATCATATTTATTTCTATGCACCCCCCCAACACATCATTTTTGTGAATATTGGttggttagcaaactgcatctcaaaacTGGGTAAGTACAAATTtcgaaagatggctgtgcttcagttctcatatcgttttggaaagtgtggatttgatagattctgcttgaaacgcaaactgaatagaaattcttgcccatccctagctgaggaTCACACTCCATGCATCTGGTGAAGTGGCTATAGTCCATGAAGTCTAATGCCATAATAAAGGGTGGCCCAAGACTCCTTGTTCTTTTTGCATAGAACAAATATAACTCCAGGCTAGTTCACTGGCTTACTTAAATGGTTCCACTGAAAGCAGAGTTGGAAAACATGAACTCTTGGGGGGGGCATCATGTCAGCAGTGAAAATACTGTATGACAGCTGCAGGGACAATCTGCAAGAGCCTCTCCTTTCAAAACAAGCGGGATGGTTGGACCATGCAGGTCACTTTTGCATTCAGCTGTGTTGCATgtggcactggggggggggggtatgaGCAACCGTGCTGTGCCACATCTATGAAGGAGACATGGACCGGCCCCAAATTCCCTCAAGTGGGAGGCCGTCCCTACTTCTCTTTCGCTTTGCCAAATGGGGCTCAGAGGGCCCTCCCCCTGCTGAGGCATTTCCAAAGCTTCCAAGCAGGATTTCATTGATATAGTTTAGGGTGCTGTTCTCAAAGACCATGTTGAGGTGGTTGGCTCCATGCAGCTCCAGGACATGCACCTTCTCCTTCTGCTGCGTGTGCCATTGCTTACACAGCTCCAGGCTGCACCTGCTGACTGTGTCGTCCCCATCTGCATACACAACATCCACGGGGTCTTCATAGGGGAAGCGGTCGTCATAAATGTAGGTCTCTACAGTGGGGACCCCAGTGCCGTATAGGCAGTACACCTCAACTCCCGGAGGGGGCAGCCCTTTCAGCAGATCCTTGATGTCATCCCACATATACCAGCCATCCTCAAAGTTTACATCAGTGAAGAAGCGCTGGTAGTCATTGTAGGTGTAGTTATAGGAGGGGGTTGAGATGAAGACGTGGGTCTCGGGCCAAGCCAGATTAGTTGGGAACATCCAGGGGTTGTTCATGCGCTGTTCTTCACGCAATTGGATGCTGGACATGACTGGAATGCCTTGGTTGTCCCCTAGAATTCAGACCAGCTTGCCATCAACTGCGATATAAACATAGACTCTCCAACCACACAAACCTCCCAGGATGCCCTGTAAATGACCTAAAGGTGGCCATCCGTGAAGAAAGCCACTTCAAAAGCAGAGTGCACCGTGAAAACATTGAATGATAATAAATCAAGAGGTTCAGTgctatcatttgtggactgaatcTGCACAATGAATTTTTATCACACAGGTGCAGGCTGTACTTTCCTGCATTTTGTTGCCTTCTGACCTCCCTGTTTACAACTGCAAACACCCTCCCCTGCAATCCTTGCTTTTCCCTACTTTCACCCCCTTTAATAGTTTGTGTCTTTGCTGATTTTCTATCCCATTTATTCTTTAATGGCtcaaacattttattattattatttaatttataatatTATTCAGCAGTAGAGATCAGCTGCCAAATAGTATGAGACTCTCCATAGCATTTGAGTTCAATTTAAAAACTTCCCTACTTCTCACGCCTTTATTGGCCAAACAATCTAAAACCAAAAATGCATGGATGCATCactaatttctttctttctgtggggAGAAACTTGGATCAGGGCCCCAAGGTGAGAGAGCTGGACTTAACCCTTTCTCATGAGACAAATCAGGCTTCCTGCAGCTGCCATCAAGTTAAGAGCCATCAAACGTCTCCAACTTGGTCTCAGAGAGggaccacgggggggggggggaatctgaaaACCCACATCAGGATCTCCTAATGCtctggtttattaatttcaggcTTGTCCACCCTAGGACTTGGGAGGGGGATtctggaagagagagagacagactgaTAGGAGGCCCTTATGATCTTACAGCAGGTGGGGAGCTATTTCCAAATGAAGGGCAAGGCAGCCTTGCTGCTGCATTTGGGAGCCCTTCTTCTCATTCtgctgagggggagggagggccgGACTCATCCAAATGGAGCCATTTCAGTTCTGAGCAGCTACGACAACAGGTGTGAGATGCATTCAACCCTGCCCAGTGCCAGGTCTCAATTAATCCACAGTTTAGCAGGATGGTTATTCTGGGCTGGAGATTGGCTAGATGAAGGAGAAGCCCAACAGGCCTGTTTTAAAGAGAGTGTCTCCAAGCTCCACCCCCTCTGACAGGCACCGCCTCCAACCATGAGGCTCCACCCCCTGCACCTCAGGAGACCTGGCAGCAACCCTAGAcagtggggaaggagggggcGCCCTCAGACAGCAGTGAAAGGGAAGGTGCCCCCTTTCTGGTCGGTGAAAGGCTGGAGGGGCCTGACATTCTGGCCCTGAGTTGGGGAGGATGTTAGGCCAGGCCCACCTCACCTGTTGGCAGGCAACTCACCTGAGACCATGAGCCTTATGGACTTCACAGCTCCGCCCCAGGGAGCTCCCAGGGAAATGAAGCCCCGGACATATTGGTCTTTCCAGGCCTGGGGCTGCCGGACAAGGAAGTCGAGGATGTAGAGATTTCCCAAGCTGTGGCCAATGAGGAAGACAGGCTGCTGGTAGGAGTCATGCATTTCCTCCAGCAGGGCACGCAGGTTGTGGAAGTATTCCTCTTGCTCATCTGTGGAGATAGGACTGGTGTTGCAGAGTCCACCCAGCTGCATGGCCTCCCTGGCTGCCCCTCAGCAGGCCAGCCAAACGGTTTGAGGGCTACCCAGGGCACCACGCACGATCACAGCAGCAGAGGATGTGGGCTGGGTGCATCTCTTGGCTCGCACCTCCATTTGCTTGGGGCCAAAAAGGTCTCTGGGCTCTGATGATCTCTGCCCAAAGACAGAACCATCTGCAGCACCCAGAGAAGGCAAGATGGCACAAGCATACCTCCTGCGCTCAGTAAGAATGTCCCAGGATGCCTGGCCTACTGTGACCAGCAAATGCACTGCTGCCGAGAGCTGTGGTGGCTGTTTCCCAATAAAAGGCTGCTCAAGCGCTTTTTTCCTCTTCATCCTCCCTACAGTGTGGGTTGCTGTGGTTTCTAGAGAAGTACCTGAAGGTCAGAGATGGTGTTTTGCCGAAGACCACATCTTGAGTCCTTGCCAGATGTGTGACTTGAACAGTgggtcatttttaaaaagaggcacTGAGGCTGCAAGCTATGGCAGTTCCTTACTCTTCACTTTCTCAGAAGCACCAGATATCATTTCTCCACATGTTccaagggcagggcagggcagggtttgGAAATATGCCAGCCTAGAGCTAGAAGGGGAGCTTATCACAGGCCATCCATCTGCTGGAACAAAGGCCACACCAAGAGAGAAGGGGAGCCCACCACCCCTCTCTGTGTAACAGGGCCCAGGGTCAGACTCCTCCTACTGTCAAAAAGATTCtgctgttcagctgaaatctaccATCCAGCAGGTTATCCTGCCTACTGGGACAGCCCCTCCAAGTATTTGAAACATGctgtcacctctctctctctctctctctctctctctctctcacacacacacacacacactcacacacacacacacacagagagagagagagagagagtgtgtgtgtgtgtgtgtgtgagagagagagagagagagagagagagagtcctctccaggctaaacatgttccACCAGCTTTTCCTCACAGGACTTGTTTTCCATTTCTTTGATCACACCAgtcaccctcctctgaacctgttccaagcTGCTACCTCTGTCTTAAAATGTATCACCCTGGAATGGATACAGTGCTCCAGATGAGGTCTGACTAGCGAGAATTAAAACTTCTCATGTCTTGGAAACATGACAAATGCTGTACAAGGAAGGTGCCGGACGCACCTCTATGGGGAGACTGCCTTACCTGGTGCCCCTGCCTGGTCACTGTGTTCCTTAAGAGAAACATtcttaataataaaattaattaaaatgtatttgtttattatgagatttacatcccacccttcctcccagcagaagcccagggcggcaattctTCTGGATGCTCCTGAGGTTTGCATTATGTCCACAAAATACAGGAGTTTTCGGGTTCCCTCTGGAATGCCCTGGATAATCTTGTCCCAAGCTGTTCAAGGCTTTACATGCTAAAGGCAAGACCTTAAACAAAACCCAGTGCCATTCTTTCAGCAATGATGTTGCATGTTGTCAAAAGGACACTCCCTCTGGCAACCtcactgcagcattctgcaccagcggCAGCTTCTCCACAAGccttaagggtgttgggaactaaGCACCAATGCTTGCAACAAGAACCAGTAGACAGAAAAGCGGCCTATTCTATTtttcccttgctgattccttTTTTAGGAACTTGTTGATATGCAGGCtgcttttctcaggctttacttccttcctcctcctcagtgtgCAAGTGTTAACCTCATGACTCTGTAATGGCCACATGCatgtctgtactcagaatggtTTCATTTTCCAGGTGTAATAAACCttacgtttctttattcttttcagccaccaGTGTTACCAGATTATTCATTTCTACACTCCCTATCACCAGGAAACCCCTCTCTCTTGCAGCAGgctgcatctggtgttgggccaaagagacagattAGGGATGCAGTTGGTGTCCCACCTGCACTGCTGCTCAGCACCCGCCCTGACCGAGCTGGCTGAGGTTGTCTTGGGTGTGggtgttggaggaacccagaatggtggttttgggtgacttcaacatccatgcagaGGCCGCCTCAGGTCCAGCTTGagagttcatggcctccatggcaactatGGGCCTGTCTCAAAAGGTCATCGGTCCAACACACAGAGCAGGGCATACTGTTGATCTAGTCTTTGCTCCATGTGGGAAGGGTGGTGGTCTGGAAATTGATGGGatggatatcaccccattgtcatggtcacacCACTTCCAGGTGAGGCTTGGTCTTGCAGCGACAATTCTCCCCTGCAGCAATGGCAGACctgttaagatggtccacctCTGCAGACTGACAGAATCTGATAGATTCTTGACCACTCTaggggattttccagtggatagagcaggtgatcctgctgAGTCCCAAGTCTCCCCATGAAATGGTGAGACTCATAGGGCCATTGACACAATAGCTCCATAGAGCCCACTTTGCTCCTTGGTACACTGAGAAGATGTGGTCGATGAAATGAATCAGGCAAGGGCTAGAGTGTAAGTGGCTCATGACTGGGCCTATCACATGGCGATGGG
Coding sequences:
- the LCAT gene encoding phosphatidylcholine-sterol acyltransferase isoform X2: MCYRKTEDYFTIWLNLNMFLPLGVDCWIDNTRVVYNRTTRRMSNAPGVHIRVPGFGKTYSVEYLDKSKLVGYMHTMVQHLVNNGYVRDQTVRAAPYDWRIGPNEQEEYFHNLRALLEEMHDSYQQPVFLIGHSLGNLYILDFLVRQPQAWKDQYVRGFISLGAPWGGAVKSIRLMVSGDNQGIPVMSSIQLREEQRMNNPWMFPTNLAWPETHVFISTPSYNYTYNDYQRFFTDVNFEDGWYMWDDIKDLLKGLPPPGVEVYCLYGTGVPTVETYIYDDRFPYEDPVDVVYADGDDTVSRCSLELCKQWHTQQKEKVHVLELHGANHLNMVFENSTLNYINEILLGSFGNASAGGGPSEPHLAKRKRSRDGLPLEGIWGRSMSPS
- the LCAT gene encoding phosphatidylcholine-sterol acyltransferase isoform X1 yields the protein MGRAVARATVALFFSIFQPGSAFWLFNVLFPPSTTPEASLANNTSPVVLVPGYLGNQLEAKLDKPDVVNWMCYRKTEDYFTIWLNLNMFLPLGVDCWIDNTRVVYNRTTRRMSNAPGVHIRVPGFGKTYSVEYLDKSKLVGYMHTMVQHLVNNGYVRDQTVRAAPYDWRIGPNEQEEYFHNLRALLEEMHDSYQQPVFLIGHSLGNLYILDFLVRQPQAWKDQYVRGFISLGAPWGGAVKSIRLMVSGDNQGIPVMSSIQLREEQRMNNPWMFPTNLAWPETHVFISTPSYNYTYNDYQRFFTDVNFEDGWYMWDDIKDLLKGLPPPGVEVYCLYGTGVPTVETYIYDDRFPYEDPVDVVYADGDDTVSRCSLELCKQWHTQQKEKVHVLELHGANHLNMVFENSTLNYINEILLGSFGNASAGGGPSEPHLAKRKRSRDGLPLEGIWGRSMSPS